In Desulfovibrio psychrotolerans, a genomic segment contains:
- a CDS encoding ABC transporter permease, translated as MRPALHTILKLAPVLLPFLLLFAGGLALAVAQSLGWWLPFPHQGSAGDAYRQLLTPHMAASFLLSLRVGFVSAAASVALGTLLAVGLWRMPSRMQQMGVVYKIPLILPHIAVAFIVLVFFARSGVLSAAAYHAGLISGQEEFPSILFGGSGSGMIMAYVYKQTPFVILMAYASLKRLDPRMLETARMLGAGMGMQWRRVLLPHLAPVLHTSFIILFLHAFGAFEIPFMLGESRPAMPGIEAYSLYFQRDLSHRPAAMAILVCMFLFSLAFIVFYTRAARRFSVRGRPYAPAAAKGGPPSVHNAAPHIPLTERKL; from the coding sequence ATGCGCCCCGCCCTGCACACCATCCTCAAGCTCGCTCCGGTCCTGCTGCCCTTCCTGCTGCTCTTTGCCGGAGGACTCGCACTGGCTGTGGCACAATCGCTGGGGTGGTGGCTGCCCTTCCCCCATCAGGGTTCTGCGGGCGATGCCTATCGGCAGTTGCTCACCCCGCACATGGCGGCCTCATTCCTTCTCTCGCTGCGGGTAGGCTTTGTGTCCGCCGCCGCATCGGTGGCACTGGGCACCCTGCTTGCCGTGGGACTCTGGCGCATGCCGTCCCGCATGCAGCAGATGGGCGTGGTATACAAAATTCCGCTCATCCTGCCGCACATTGCCGTGGCCTTTATCGTGCTGGTGTTCTTCGCCCGGTCCGGCGTGCTTTCCGCCGCCGCCTACCATGCAGGGCTTATTTCCGGGCAGGAGGAGTTTCCTTCCATACTTTTCGGGGGCAGCGGTTCGGGCATGATCATGGCCTATGTGTACAAGCAGACGCCGTTCGTCATCCTCATGGCCTACGCCTCGCTCAAGCGGCTGGACCCGCGCATGCTGGAAACCGCGCGCATGCTGGGTGCAGGCATGGGCATGCAGTGGCGGCGCGTCCTGCTGCCGCACCTTGCACCGGTGCTGCACACCTCGTTCATCATACTGTTCCTGCACGCCTTCGGGGCGTTTGAAATCCCGTTCATGCTGGGCGAAAGCCGCCCCGCCATGCCCGGCATAGAGGCATACTCCCTCTACTTCCAGCGCGACCTCAGCCACCGCCCCGCCGCCATGGCCATTCTGGTGTGCATGTTCCTGTTCTCGCTGGCCTTCATCGTCTTCTACACCCGCGCCGCCCGGCGGTTTTCCGTCCGGGGAAGACCCTATGCTCCGGCTGCCGCCAAGGGTGGCCCGCCTTCCGTCCATAATGCCGCACCGCACATCCCCCTCACGGAGCGCAAACTGTGA
- a CDS encoding SAM-dependent methyltransferase: protein MQLEGTTIYLAPRGFEEDLGRELRNVVEQRGRLFIAEGPPQNPVWAQNTWLAPVSVPVESIADGARRLKAMQRNWWLHSTGFHRRARLIQDKLPHVSAKPLVFGTRPPEAPLGSWTLWEENLIIASPACTSTFPDGEVVFEENKTVPPTRAYLKLWELFTLLTVRPQPGELCLDLGSSPGGWSWVLAEMGARVFSIDKSPLADHIAAHPNINWCAGSAFGLDPRHAGAVDWLFSDVICYPERLLEMVRRWLEHGTCRNFVCTIKLQGQGDMEVVRQFAAIAGSRVMHLSANKHELTWVKLG from the coding sequence ATGCAGCTGGAAGGAACCACCATATATCTTGCTCCGCGCGGATTTGAGGAAGATCTGGGCAGGGAACTGCGCAACGTTGTCGAGCAGCGGGGCAGACTGTTCATTGCTGAGGGACCGCCGCAGAACCCGGTGTGGGCGCAGAACACGTGGCTTGCCCCCGTGTCTGTTCCCGTGGAATCCATTGCGGACGGTGCGCGCAGGCTTAAAGCCATGCAGCGCAACTGGTGGCTGCACAGCACGGGGTTTCATCGCCGCGCGCGGCTCATACAGGACAAGCTGCCACATGTTTCCGCCAAGCCTCTGGTCTTTGGGACCCGACCGCCGGAGGCACCGCTGGGGTCGTGGACCCTGTGGGAAGAGAATCTCATCATCGCCTCGCCCGCCTGCACCAGCACCTTTCCCGACGGCGAGGTGGTGTTTGAGGAAAATAAAACCGTGCCGCCCACCCGTGCCTATCTGAAGTTGTGGGAGCTGTTCACCCTGCTGACCGTGCGCCCGCAGCCGGGAGAATTGTGCCTTGATCTGGGCAGCAGCCCCGGCGGCTGGTCATGGGTGCTGGCGGAAATGGGTGCGCGGGTGTTCAGCATAGACAAATCTCCGCTTGCGGACCACATTGCCGCTCATCCCAACATCAACTGGTGCGCGGGCAGTGCCTTCGGGCTGGACCCGCGCCATGCCGGGGCGGTGGACTGGTTGTTCTCTGATGTCATCTGCTACCCGGAACGGCTGCTGGAAATGGTGCGCCGATGGCTGGAGCACGGCACCTGCCGTAACTTTGTCTGCACCATCAAGCTGCAGGGTCAGGGGGATATGGAGGTGGTGCGCCAGTTTGCCGCCATTGCCGGTTCCCGGGTGATGCACCTTTCTGCCAACAAGCATGAGCTTACGTGGGTGAAGCTGGGCTAG
- a CDS encoding universal stress protein, which translates to MMNFKKILVPVDGSKYSQLAKRKAMGMASSTGAEIILLYAMGKVPSLIGGLAREELVTELTRQGKALLEPYRKVLDEKGIRYQEMLEPGDPGDVICEVAKREGCDLIVIGSRGLNDLGSMVLGSVTHRVLHMSDLPVLVVR; encoded by the coding sequence ATGATGAACTTCAAGAAGATTCTCGTACCGGTTGACGGCTCCAAGTATTCGCAGCTTGCGAAACGCAAAGCCATGGGCATGGCTTCCTCCACGGGAGCCGAGATCATTCTGCTGTATGCCATGGGCAAGGTGCCCAGCCTTATCGGTGGGCTTGCCCGCGAGGAACTGGTCACCGAGCTGACGCGGCAGGGCAAGGCGTTGCTGGAGCCCTACCGCAAGGTGCTGGACGAAAAGGGCATCCGTTATCAGGAGATGCTGGAGCCCGGCGACCCCGGCGATGTGATCTGCGAAGTGGCAAAGCGTGAAGGGTGCGACCTTATTGTCATCGGCTCGCGCGGGCTGAACGATCTGGGCAGCATGGTGCTGGGCAGCGTGACCCACCGTGTGCTGCATATGTCGGACCTGCCCGTGCTGGTGGTGCGGTAG
- a CDS encoding sigma-54-dependent transcriptional regulator, with protein MSIILVVDDDTAHRTMLRTLLKGWTYEVDEADDGSVAVEKVHTRPYDAVLMDIRMVRMGGIEALRGMKAFNPAIPVLIMTAFSSVETAVEALKIGAYDYLTKPLDFDVLRLTLERMLDHTRLASENRTLRERLEGRGHTDIVGKSAAMLELAEMIHTVAPTDATVLISGESGTGKELVAHAIHAASARAEKPFVAVNCAALTDTLLESELFGHERGAFTGADKRREGRFMQADGGTLFLDEIGEIPLLLQSKLLRALQQGEVQRVGSDTVLNVNVRVIAATNRDLFEEVQAGTFREDLYYRLNVIGLRVPPLRERRDDIPLLADFFLRRFAEKNRKMVKGATPQAMDALVRHDWPGNVRELENAMERAVIMTTGEYITLRELPRNLSDAPLTDVPISATGEPALAGLSLDELERRAIMATLKECGDNKSEAARRLGITRATLHNKLRRYGME; from the coding sequence ATGAGCATCATTCTGGTTGTGGATGACGACACCGCCCACAGAACCATGCTGCGCACCCTGCTCAAGGGCTGGACGTACGAGGTTGACGAGGCAGATGACGGCTCGGTGGCCGTGGAAAAGGTGCACACCCGCCCCTATGACGCCGTGCTCATGGACATCCGCATGGTACGCATGGGCGGCATAGAGGCGTTACGGGGCATGAAGGCATTCAACCCCGCCATCCCCGTGCTCATCATGACCGCCTTTTCCTCTGTGGAAACCGCCGTGGAGGCTCTGAAAATAGGGGCCTACGACTACCTGACCAAGCCGCTGGACTTTGACGTGCTGCGCCTAACGCTGGAAAGAATGCTGGACCATACCCGCCTTGCCAGCGAAAACCGCACCCTGCGCGAACGTCTGGAAGGGCGCGGGCACACGGATATTGTGGGCAAAAGCGCAGCCATGCTGGAACTGGCGGAAATGATCCACACCGTGGCCCCCACAGACGCCACCGTGCTCATCAGCGGCGAATCGGGCACCGGCAAGGAGCTGGTGGCCCACGCCATCCACGCGGCAAGCGCGCGGGCAGAAAAGCCCTTTGTGGCCGTAAACTGCGCGGCACTGACGGATACCCTGCTGGAATCGGAACTCTTCGGCCACGAGCGCGGCGCGTTTACCGGCGCGGACAAGCGACGCGAGGGCCGCTTCATGCAGGCCGACGGCGGCACCCTGTTTCTGGACGAGATAGGAGAAATTCCCCTGCTGCTGCAATCCAAGCTGCTGCGGGCCCTGCAGCAGGGCGAGGTGCAGCGGGTGGGCAGCGATACCGTGCTCAATGTAAACGTGCGGGTCATTGCCGCCACCAACCGCGACCTGTTCGAAGAAGTGCAGGCGGGTACTTTCCGTGAAGACCTCTACTACCGGCTCAACGTCATCGGTCTGCGTGTGCCGCCCCTGCGCGAACGGCGGGACGACATCCCCCTGCTGGCAGATTTCTTCCTGCGCCGGTTCGCGGAAAAGAACCGCAAGATGGTCAAGGGAGCCACCCCGCAGGCCATGGACGCCCTAGTGCGGCACGACTGGCCCGGCAACGTGCGCGAACTGGAAAACGCCATGGAGCGCGCCGTGATCATGACCACCGGAGAATACATCACCCTGCGCGAACTGCCCCGCAATCTCAGCGATGCCCCCCTTACCGATGTGCCCATTTCCGCCACGGGCGAGCCTGCCCTTGCGGGTCTTTCACTGGACGAACTGGAACGGCGGGCCATCATGGCCACCCTTAAGGAATGCGGAGACAACAAGAGCGAGGCCGCGCGCAGGCTGGGCATAACCCGCGCCACCCTGCACAACAAACTCAGACGCTACGGCATGGAATAA
- a CDS encoding ATP-binding protein yields MELNAMKLHREQRLPGPFASPWLVIGGAVILGVIILAMTLRNLDRDGKQMARILEEKGAALIKALEAGARTGMRHRLGTEMRMQVLVEEMAAQPDILFIMVTDHAGRVLAHSEPDKQGAVVFSPEDMSQLQPDEAVSWRIMAKENTRAFVVYRRFTPLQGRESLRGRNGGNRHGDDAFPDLLGDAPLPGQGGMGPMRNAQRGLMSFFTSPDSPPPVIYVGMDVTPFEQARADDRRHTIVMAAILLLLGFAGFTSLIWAQNVRRSRRMLKDSQAFSAEIIASLPDGLVLVDATGRIAFLNDKAEGLLGVTLDSVRGKRPQDVLPAAVTGALAALNTHGRLHETEAECRLAGGSDVPVGISGARVLTDDAPGETARNGSMVGHVGDIIILRDLSEVRRLQQEVRRKEKLAAIGSLAAGVAHEIRNPLSSIKGYATYFGTRFPEDSEDRAAAGILVQEVDRLNRVITDLIGLARPSDLNRVPTDVAGLANHCLRLLGPDAAAQGVSLSLENAPHLPFVNLDPDRFAQALLNVCLNGMEAMPDGGSLSLRIDTDEAGMLRVRVSDTGHGISPEARDRIFDPYFTTKSQGTGLGLAIVHKIVEAHGGTVHAAPGPQQPQGEVPADGTEGRGTTFTILLPPAQPETTP; encoded by the coding sequence ATGGAACTGAACGCAATGAAACTGCACAGGGAACAACGCCTGCCCGGCCCCTTTGCCTCGCCATGGCTGGTCATCGGTGGTGCCGTAATACTGGGTGTCATCATCCTTGCCATGACGCTGCGCAATCTGGACAGGGACGGCAAGCAGATGGCCCGCATTCTGGAAGAAAAGGGGGCGGCGCTCATCAAGGCTCTGGAAGCGGGCGCACGCACAGGCATGCGCCACCGGCTGGGAACAGAGATGCGCATGCAGGTACTGGTGGAAGAGATGGCGGCACAGCCCGATATCCTTTTCATCATGGTCACAGACCACGCCGGAAGGGTGCTGGCGCACAGCGAGCCGGACAAGCAGGGGGCGGTGGTCTTCTCGCCGGAAGATATGTCCCAACTGCAGCCGGACGAGGCTGTTTCGTGGCGCATCATGGCAAAGGAAAACACCCGGGCGTTTGTGGTCTACCGCCGGTTCACCCCCCTTCAGGGACGCGAATCCCTGCGGGGCAGAAACGGCGGGAACAGGCACGGGGATGATGCTTTCCCTGACCTTTTGGGAGATGCCCCTCTTCCGGGACAGGGCGGCATGGGCCCCATGCGCAATGCCCAGCGCGGGCTGATGAGCTTCTTCACCTCGCCGGACAGCCCGCCCCCGGTCATCTATGTGGGCATGGACGTCACCCCCTTTGAACAGGCACGCGCCGATGACAGGCGGCACACCATTGTCATGGCTGCCATTCTGCTGCTGCTCGGATTCGCGGGCTTCACCTCGCTCATCTGGGCGCAGAATGTGCGCCGCTCACGCCGCATGCTCAAGGATTCTCAGGCTTTTTCCGCAGAAATCATCGCCAGCCTGCCGGACGGGCTGGTGCTGGTGGATGCAACAGGCCGCATCGCCTTTCTGAATGACAAGGCAGAAGGGCTGCTCGGCGTAACGCTGGATTCCGTGCGGGGCAAGCGTCCGCAGGACGTGCTGCCCGCCGCCGTCACCGGGGCGTTGGCCGCGCTGAACACCCACGGACGCCTGCATGAAACCGAGGCGGAATGCAGGCTTGCGGGCGGCTCGGACGTGCCCGTGGGCATAAGCGGAGCACGGGTGCTGACGGACGATGCGCCGGGAGAAACCGCCCGCAACGGCTCCATGGTAGGTCATGTGGGCGATATCATCATCCTGCGCGACCTCAGCGAGGTACGCCGCCTGCAGCAAGAGGTCCGCCGCAAGGAAAAGCTGGCCGCCATCGGCTCACTGGCGGCAGGCGTGGCGCACGAAATACGCAATCCGCTCAGCTCCATCAAAGGCTACGCCACCTATTTCGGCACCCGCTTCCCGGAAGACAGCGAAGACCGCGCCGCCGCAGGCATTCTGGTGCAGGAGGTGGACCGCCTGAACCGCGTCATCACCGACCTTATCGGCCTTGCCCGCCCCTCTGACCTGAACCGCGTCCCCACAGACGTGGCAGGGCTGGCCAACCATTGCCTGCGGCTGCTCGGCCCGGACGCGGCAGCGCAGGGAGTTTCCCTTTCGCTGGAAAACGCACCGCACCTTCCCTTCGTGAATCTGGACCCGGACCGTTTCGCGCAGGCACTGCTGAATGTCTGCCTCAACGGCATGGAAGCAATGCCCGACGGTGGCAGCCTTTCCCTGCGCATAGATACGGACGAGGCAGGCATGCTCCGGGTGCGCGTCTCCGATACGGGGCACGGCATCTCGCCGGAGGCGCGCGACCGCATCTTCGACCCCTACTTCACCACCAAGAGTCAGGGCACCGGGCTGGGGCTGGCCATCGTACACAAGATAGTGGAAGCCCACGGGGGAACGGTGCATGCGGCACCCGGCCCGCAACAGCCTCAAGGCGAAGTGCCCGCAGACGGCACGGAAGGCAGGGGAACCACCTTCACCATCCTGCTGCCCCCCGCGCAGCCGGAAACAACCCCATGA
- a CDS encoding periplasmic heavy metal sensor: MKITHVMIALMTVALLGTAAVSFAGMRGGMGCGCGSMMGQSMDGGHAGMMMGKGHGKGHGKMQGGKGFMQNLTPEQQEKFGALSDAFGKKTEALRADMWAKHTELQALTNNPKVEPKYITKLVQELKELNLAMQAERTAFHAQVEKEVGIKNFGRGFGAGCMPAGNAVDAGAEGADAQAPAAGHDGH; the protein is encoded by the coding sequence ATGAAAATCACTCACGTAATGATAGCCCTGATGACGGTTGCCCTGCTGGGCACGGCGGCTGTTTCTTTTGCGGGCATGCGCGGCGGCATGGGCTGCGGATGCGGCAGCATGATGGGCCAGTCTATGGATGGCGGTCACGCCGGCATGATGATGGGCAAGGGCCACGGCAAAGGACATGGCAAGATGCAGGGTGGAAAGGGCTTCATGCAGAACCTGACCCCGGAGCAGCAGGAGAAGTTTGGCGCACTGAGCGATGCCTTTGGCAAGAAGACCGAAGCCCTGCGCGCGGACATGTGGGCCAAGCACACCGAACTGCAGGCACTGACCAACAACCCCAAGGTTGAGCCCAAGTATATTACCAAGCTGGTGCAGGAACTCAAGGAACTGAACCTTGCCATGCAGGCGGAACGCACCGCGTTTCACGCACAGGTTGAAAAGGAAGTGGGCATAAAGAATTTTGGTCGCGGCTTCGGTGCCGGATGCATGCCTGCGGGTAATGCGGTTGACGCAGGCGCGGAAGGCGCGGACGCTCAGGCTCCCGCAGCAGGACATGACGGTCATTAA